A genomic stretch from Primulina huaijiensis isolate GDHJ02 chromosome 14, ASM1229523v2, whole genome shotgun sequence includes:
- the LOC140957388 gene encoding protein LIFEGUARD 2-like: MWGQPYRKDDEEMGQQPLYPMMLESPELRWSFIRKIYTIVSIQLLLTIGVAVVVVTVHPISRFFATTGAGLALYIVLIITPFIVLCPLYYYYQRHPLNYFLLGIFTVALAFAVGLTCAYTSGKVIMESAILTAVVVISLTLYTFWAAKRGQDFNFLGPFLFGAIVVLMLFALIQILFPLGRVSVMIYGCLASIIFCGYIIYDTDNLIKRYTYDEYIWAAVALYLDVINLFLSLLSLFRAAES; encoded by the exons ATGTGGGGTCAGCCCTACCGGAAGGATGACGAGGAAATGGGCCAGCAGCCGTTATACCCGATGATGCTGGAGAGCCCGGAACTCCGCTGGTCGTTTATTAGGAAGATATACACAATAGTCAGTATCCAGTTGCTTCTCACGATAGGTGTTGCTGTTGTAGTTGTGACTGTTCATCCCATTTCACGTTTCTTTGCCACAACTGGGGCTGGTTTAGCGCTTTACATAGTTCTGATCATCACGCCCTTTATTG TTTTGTGCCCGTTGTATTACTATTATCAGAGGCATCCTTTGAACTATTTCTTGCTCGGGATCTTTACAGTGGCGCTTGCTTTTGCAGTGGGGTTAACTTGTGCATATACTAGTG GGAAAGTTATTATGGAGTCTGCTATCTTGACCGCCGTTGTGGTCATTAGCCTGACACTGTATACATTCTGGGCCGCAAAAAGAGGACAAGATTTCAACTTCCTAGGACCTTTCTTGTTCGGAGCTATTGTGGTGCTTATGCTATTTGCATTGATTCAG ATCCTTTTTCCACTGGGTAGGGTGAGTGTCATGATCTACGGCTGTTTGGCCTCAATCATCTTCTGTGGATACATCATTTACGACACAGACAATCTGATCAAACGCTACACATACGATGAATACATCTGGGCTGCCGTCGCTTTGTATTTAGATGTCATCAACCTGTTTCTATCTTTGTTGAGCCTTTTCAGAGCAGCAGAAAGCTAG